From Brevibacillus marinus, a single genomic window includes:
- the hisF gene encoding imidazole glycerol phosphate synthase subunit HisF → MLAKRIIPCLDVKDGRVVKGVQFVGLRDAGDPVELAQKYSEEGADELVFLDISASHEGRKTMVDVIEKTAARITIPFTVGGGINSVADMKRILRAGADKISLNTAAVLRPELIREGATMFGSQCIVVAIDARRKSTGGWEVYTHGGRNATGRDVVEWAVEAERLGAGEILLTSMDHDGEKNGYGLELTRTVSEAVGIPVIASGGAGSLHHFAEVLTEGKADAALAASIFHYAETSLAAVKAYLREKGVAVRP, encoded by the coding sequence ATGTTGGCCAAACGGATCATCCCCTGTCTCGACGTGAAAGACGGACGAGTCGTCAAAGGCGTGCAGTTCGTCGGACTGCGCGATGCCGGCGATCCGGTGGAGCTGGCCCAGAAATACAGCGAGGAAGGGGCGGACGAACTGGTATTTCTCGATATTTCCGCCTCGCATGAAGGACGCAAGACGATGGTCGATGTCATCGAAAAAACGGCGGCGCGGATTACCATCCCGTTCACCGTGGGCGGCGGGATCAACAGCGTCGCAGATATGAAGCGGATTTTGCGCGCCGGCGCGGACAAAATCTCGCTGAACACGGCCGCCGTGCTGCGGCCGGAACTGATTCGGGAAGGAGCGACCATGTTCGGCAGCCAGTGCATCGTCGTCGCGATCGATGCCCGCCGCAAGTCGACAGGCGGGTGGGAAGTGTACACGCACGGCGGACGCAACGCGACGGGCCGCGATGTGGTGGAATGGGCCGTGGAAGCAGAACGCTTGGGCGCGGGCGAGATTTTGCTCACCAGCATGGACCACGACGGGGAAAAGAACGGGTACGGCCTGGAACTGACGCGAACCGTCTCGGAAGCGGTCGGCATCCCGGTGATCGCTTCCGGCGGCGCGGGCAGCCTGCATCATTTTGCGGAGGTGCTCACCGAAGGCAAGGCTGATGCGGCGCTGGCTGCGTCCATTTTTCACTATGCAGAGACCTCGCTGGCCGCCGTCAAGGCGTATCTGCGGGAGAAAGGAGTTGCCGTACGTCCATGA
- a CDS encoding DUF1850 domain-containing protein: protein MKKLRIVLLLCFPLLGLWPIRCLLLIDFHEQTLLGALPFSRGDRFTVAWVHSVERTPWRETYALGPAGELMLSETAFRSFGAGVPATFDRPVQLEQGWIVVKGLAVPRAEVIYLISRDDYTLTLGTRSWQLTRLIPRDHSLQFSLRWRPWWYPLVYCLPREDVRAHERIDSVVRAADE, encoded by the coding sequence GTGAAGAAGCTGCGCATTGTTCTTCTGCTTTGCTTCCCCCTGCTCGGCCTCTGGCCGATCCGCTGCCTGCTGTTGATCGATTTTCACGAACAAACACTGCTGGGGGCGTTGCCATTCAGCCGCGGGGATCGCTTTACGGTGGCATGGGTTCACTCGGTGGAACGGACGCCCTGGCGGGAGACCTACGCGTTAGGCCCGGCAGGAGAGCTGATGCTGAGCGAGACCGCGTTTCGTTCCTTTGGCGCGGGGGTTCCGGCGACGTTTGACCGGCCTGTCCAACTGGAACAAGGCTGGATCGTCGTGAAAGGGCTTGCTGTTCCGCGCGCGGAAGTGATTTACTTGATTTCCCGCGATGATTACACGTTGACGCTGGGGACGCGCTCGTGGCAGCTCACGCGGCTGATTCCTCGCGATCATTCGCTGCAGTTTTCGCTCCGCTGGCGCCCTTGGTGGTACCCCTTGGTCTACTGCTTGCCGAGAGAGGATGTGAGAGCGCATGAACGAATCGACTCTGTTGTCCGAGCAGCAGATGAATGA
- a CDS encoding TRAP transporter permease has product MNESTLLSEQQMNEKKAQEILQTYDREASYRVFTNKWLRLLISVICVAFALYHLYAVFSPIVTLKHRSLHVAIILFLIFLLYPGWKRSSREKLSLFDTLLSLLALATAGYIFLYYLDIVNRGGLPSAWDVCFGALLCVLVLEASRRVAGWELTVMAAVAVAYAYLGPYLPGDFGHRGYTFADIVNYMYVTTEGVYGTAIAVSASYIILFIIFGAFLSKTGMGALFNDLSLALAGSSKGGPAKVGVIASAVHGSINGSAVASVVTTGAFTIPMMKRVGYKPEFAAGVEATAAVGGQILPPVMGAAAFIMAETLGVSYITIAIAALIPALLYYFGLLVQVHLRADKDHLEGLRKEELPRVSQVLKERGHLLLPLIILVVLLMMGYTPTLVAVVTIAATVVIAAFRRSSRMNLRDILQALENGVRDTLGVAAACAAVGITVGVFSLTGFGLKLANIILVLGQGSLFLTLLFTMVASIVLGLGLPSIPCYIITATMAAPALAAYGVDPLVSHLFVFYFGAIANLTPPVALAAFAGAGIAGSDPQRTGWVSCKLALAGFVVPFIFVYKPQMLIHDASVVEILLVVVTSALAIVALAAATEGYIFAKLNWLLRLLLIAAGVLMMFPAYWAVGTSLAVMACVFAYQYFWKKRSAVYSA; this is encoded by the coding sequence ATGAACGAATCGACTCTGTTGTCCGAGCAGCAGATGAATGAAAAGAAAGCCCAAGAGATTTTGCAAACCTACGACCGGGAAGCGTCTTACCGCGTATTTACGAACAAATGGCTGCGGCTGTTGATCTCCGTCATCTGCGTAGCGTTTGCCTTGTATCACCTGTATGCCGTGTTTTCACCGATCGTCACGCTGAAACATCGCTCCCTGCATGTGGCGATCATCCTCTTTCTGATCTTTTTGTTGTATCCAGGCTGGAAACGTTCGTCGCGGGAAAAGTTGTCCCTTTTCGACACCTTGCTGAGCTTGCTTGCGCTGGCCACAGCGGGCTATATTTTTCTCTATTATCTGGACATCGTCAACCGGGGCGGATTGCCTTCAGCCTGGGATGTTTGTTTTGGCGCGCTGTTGTGCGTCCTGGTCCTGGAAGCGTCGCGGCGGGTGGCGGGCTGGGAGCTGACGGTGATGGCGGCGGTGGCCGTCGCGTATGCTTATCTGGGCCCCTATCTGCCGGGTGATTTCGGCCACCGCGGCTATACCTTTGCCGATATTGTCAACTATATGTACGTCACCACGGAGGGGGTGTACGGTACGGCGATTGCCGTCTCCGCCTCGTACATCATTTTGTTCATCATTTTTGGTGCGTTTCTCTCCAAGACCGGAATGGGCGCGTTGTTTAACGACCTTTCCCTGGCCTTGGCGGGGAGCAGCAAAGGGGGACCGGCCAAAGTGGGCGTGATCGCCAGTGCGGTACATGGTTCGATCAACGGTTCGGCGGTCGCCAGCGTGGTCACCACCGGTGCGTTTACGATTCCGATGATGAAACGGGTTGGCTACAAACCGGAATTTGCCGCCGGGGTGGAAGCGACGGCGGCGGTGGGCGGGCAGATCTTGCCGCCCGTGATGGGAGCGGCTGCGTTTATCATGGCGGAGACCCTGGGCGTTTCGTATATCACGATTGCGATTGCCGCTTTGATTCCGGCACTGTTGTATTACTTTGGCCTGCTGGTCCAGGTTCACCTGCGCGCCGACAAAGATCATCTGGAGGGGCTGCGCAAGGAAGAGCTGCCGCGCGTGTCGCAGGTGTTGAAGGAGCGCGGGCACCTGCTGCTGCCGCTGATCATTCTCGTTGTGCTGTTGATGATGGGGTACACCCCGACCTTGGTCGCGGTCGTGACGATTGCGGCAACGGTTGTGATCGCTGCCTTCCGCCGCTCCAGCAGGATGAATCTGCGCGATATCCTGCAGGCTTTGGAAAACGGTGTGCGCGATACGTTGGGTGTCGCGGCGGCCTGTGCCGCCGTAGGTATTACGGTGGGGGTGTTCAGCCTGACCGGCTTCGGCCTGAAGCTGGCCAACATTATTTTAGTGCTGGGCCAAGGCAGCCTGTTTTTAACGCTGCTGTTCACGATGGTCGCTTCGATCGTCCTCGGCTTGGGGCTGCCCTCGATCCCCTGCTATATCATCACGGCGACAATGGCGGCGCCTGCGTTGGCAGCCTACGGCGTTGATCCATTGGTGTCCCATTTGTTCGTCTTTTACTTCGGGGCGATCGCCAATCTGACACCGCCGGTTGCCCTGGCTGCGTTCGCCGGCGCGGGAATCGCCGGGTCAGATCCGCAGCGGACAGGCTGGGTTTCCTGCAAGTTGGCTCTCGCCGGTTTTGTCGTGCCCTTTATTTTCGTCTACAAACCGCAGATGTTGATTCACGACGCAAGTGTCGTGGAGATTTTGCTGGTGGTGGTCACTTCCGCTCTCGCGATTGTCGCGCTGGCCGCGGCAACCGAGGGCTACATCTTCGCCAAACTCAACTGGTTGCTTCGGCTTTTGCTGATCGCTGCCGGCGTGCTGATGATGTTCCCCGCGTATTGGGCGGTGGGCACATCGTTGGCCGTGATGGCCTGCGTGTTTGCTTATCAGTATTTTTGGAAGAAGCGATCCGCGGTCTATTCTGCATAG
- the hisIE gene encoding bifunctional phosphoribosyl-AMP cyclohydrolase/phosphoribosyl-ATP diphosphatase HisIE — protein MSITIPWEKLTFSEQGLIPAIVQDAVSKEVLSLAYMNRESLQKTIETGETWFWSRSRQELWHKGATSGHTQRVCAIRYDCDGDALLVEVVPNGPACHNGTYSCFSETLPVDAGQAGEAAADPAAAPAAEPAAAPAGGSDRYAILNELEALIAAREAERPEGSYTTYLFDKGLDKILKKVGEEAAEVIIAAKNRSHAELRYEAADLLFHLLVLLREQKLPLDEVLQELRSRR, from the coding sequence ATGAGTATCACGATACCGTGGGAGAAGCTTACGTTTTCGGAGCAGGGCCTGATCCCGGCGATCGTCCAGGATGCCGTCAGCAAGGAAGTGCTCAGCTTGGCCTACATGAACCGCGAATCGCTCCAAAAGACGATCGAGACGGGCGAGACCTGGTTTTGGAGCCGTTCGCGCCAGGAACTGTGGCACAAGGGGGCCACTTCCGGTCATACGCAGCGGGTCTGCGCGATTCGCTACGACTGTGACGGGGATGCCCTGCTCGTGGAAGTGGTGCCCAACGGGCCCGCTTGTCACAATGGCACCTACAGCTGCTTCAGCGAAACGCTGCCGGTCGACGCCGGGCAAGCAGGCGAGGCTGCCGCAGACCCGGCTGCTGCGCCGGCAGCGGAACCGGCCGCCGCGCCCGCCGGCGGCAGTGATCGCTATGCGATTCTCAATGAGCTGGAAGCGCTGATCGCCGCTCGCGAAGCGGAGCGTCCGGAAGGCTCCTACACCACCTACTTGTTTGACAAAGGATTGGACAAGATTTTGAAAAAAGTGGGCGAAGAGGCGGCAGAGGTGATCATCGCTGCCAAGAACCGCAGCCACGCGGAGCTGCGTTACGAAGCTGCCGACCTGCTGTTTCACCTGCTGGTGCTGCTGCGGGAACAAAAGCTGCCGCTGGACGAAGTGTTGCAGGAGCTGCGCAGTCGGAGGTAG
- a CDS encoding ISNCY family transposase, which translates to MTRAELKKVLVVEKILGGHMTNGEGAAALGLTVRQVIRLKKKYVEEGGAQALVHRNRGRKPSHALSEEVKERVAALYAAKYHGSNNCHYAELLAEHESIQLSPSSVRRILLEKGIKQAKQRRRSKAHQPRQRKPQAGMLWQIDATPYAWLEDRTPAFTLHAAIDDATGTVVGAVFRPTECREGYSLVMQQGIQKYGVPLGLYSDRHTIFRSPNEKLTVEQELVGETKPLSHFGKAMAELHIEHIKAITPQAKGRIERLWKTFQDRLVIELRLLGAKTMEEANAALPKLLEKHNRQFAVKPKEAESAYIPLDPTVNLNYVFTIREYRRLGPGNTISYNGTIYTLAKPANLRFGTKEMVEVRETLTGEVLLWIQGMPLALKATEKPQRKAAAETKKASSASPRKPAADHPWRMYRNKNPLQNNTKSTADQAT; encoded by the coding sequence TTGACGAGAGCAGAACTGAAGAAGGTACTTGTGGTGGAGAAGATTCTCGGAGGACACATGACGAACGGGGAAGGAGCTGCAGCACTGGGGTTAACGGTACGGCAAGTGATCCGGCTGAAGAAGAAATATGTGGAAGAAGGAGGAGCGCAGGCGCTCGTACACCGCAATCGGGGAAGGAAGCCGAGTCACGCGTTGTCAGAGGAGGTGAAGGAACGGGTGGCGGCGCTTTACGCCGCGAAGTACCACGGCAGTAACAACTGCCATTATGCAGAACTTCTCGCGGAGCACGAATCCATACAACTAAGTCCTTCCAGCGTTCGACGCATTCTGCTGGAAAAAGGGATCAAGCAAGCCAAACAGCGGCGGCGAAGTAAAGCGCATCAGCCGCGTCAACGTAAGCCGCAGGCTGGAATGCTGTGGCAGATCGACGCCACGCCATATGCCTGGCTGGAGGACCGTACACCAGCCTTTACGCTCCATGCGGCGATTGACGATGCGACAGGCACCGTCGTCGGTGCCGTATTTCGGCCGACGGAGTGTCGCGAAGGCTATTCGCTCGTCATGCAGCAAGGCATACAGAAATACGGCGTGCCGCTTGGCCTGTACAGTGACCGGCACACAATCTTTCGATCGCCTAATGAGAAACTGACCGTGGAGCAGGAACTAGTCGGCGAAACGAAGCCGCTCTCCCACTTCGGCAAGGCGATGGCTGAGCTTCACATTGAGCATATCAAGGCCATCACACCACAGGCCAAAGGCCGCATAGAAAGGCTCTGGAAGACGTTTCAGGATCGCCTGGTCATCGAATTGCGGCTGCTCGGCGCAAAGACAATGGAGGAGGCCAACGCGGCGCTGCCAAAGCTGCTGGAGAAACATAATCGCCAATTCGCAGTGAAACCAAAGGAAGCGGAGTCGGCATACATACCGCTGGATCCAACGGTCAACCTGAACTATGTGTTCACCATTCGCGAATATCGGCGGCTCGGGCCCGGCAACACGATATCCTACAACGGCACGATCTACACGCTCGCCAAGCCAGCGAATCTGAGGTTTGGCACGAAGGAGATGGTTGAAGTGCGGGAAACGTTAACCGGTGAAGTTCTCTTGTGGATCCAAGGAATGCCGCTGGCTCTGAAGGCAACAGAGAAGCCCCAACGCAAAGCAGCGGCGGAAACAAAAAAGGCGAGTTCTGCGTCGCCACGCAAACCCGCCGCCGATCATCCGTGGAGGATGTATCGGAACAAAAACCCACTTCAGAATAACACAAAATCAACAGCAGACCAAGCCACCTGA
- a CDS encoding transporter substrate-binding domain-containing protein has protein sequence MLRHFWLLAVVFLVMQLWSGTTHARTPAERVVRVAFDQALPPFSFVDEHGEAGGFTVDLIRSIAEVRGFRLEYVPLDWEDAVDQLARGEVDVILGMKYTASRDRLFDFSESFFTMSEVLLVPREDQSIHHLNDLKGKTVVVQRGSTGIDLLNSVRRVNMLVTFGQPDALAYLQFGRADAFLGNPWTARYVLEGQGLEDQFVARSGLINPADYAFAVREGNYELLQEINSGLQEVMQDGTHGRLYSRYFEPFSAHIADWWRKLVWFLLVLTGLIALVLLFSFLWNKRLQQEVHRQTTALADSLAFQSQVLNSVDSAIFSFDLDGRITLRNQLTRHLLGMGDEALGRKVADYLPELLIQQVIEQKQQLFRGEIARHDEKSGKIRYFHYFVAPLYSGLGECIGGIVSLQDRTEQKHLQARLVDQEKMRALGQLVAGIAHELRNPLTSIKTFVELLPRRLDDARFRGELLRHVPEEVERLNRIVTDLLDYARSQPIKLQAENLAGIVESVLGLFAKRLHDEQVETVVDVPPQLGIRADRGRIKQVLINLILNALEAMSASANKKLTVRAERQGEALVLVIADTGEGIDSDELPHLFQPFFTTKSQGIGLGLYLSQKIMREHGGEISVNSRKGQGTTFRLHFAADALIDAVEQTWKQTAEGGGWR, from the coding sequence TTGCTGCGTCATTTCTGGTTGTTGGCGGTCGTGTTCCTGGTGATGCAACTCTGGTCTGGTACCACCCATGCGCGGACGCCCGCTGAGCGGGTGGTTCGCGTCGCGTTTGACCAAGCTCTGCCACCGTTTTCCTTCGTCGACGAACACGGTGAGGCAGGTGGCTTCACCGTCGATTTAATCCGCAGTATCGCGGAAGTCCGCGGCTTTCGCCTGGAGTATGTGCCGCTGGATTGGGAGGATGCGGTGGACCAACTGGCGCGGGGAGAAGTGGACGTGATCCTGGGCATGAAATATACCGCCTCCCGAGACCGGCTGTTCGACTTCAGCGAATCGTTTTTTACGATGTCGGAAGTGCTGCTCGTGCCCCGCGAGGATCAGTCGATTCACCACCTCAACGACTTGAAAGGAAAGACGGTCGTCGTGCAGCGGGGCAGCACCGGCATCGATCTGCTGAACAGCGTGCGGAGGGTAAACATGTTGGTGACCTTTGGCCAGCCCGATGCGCTTGCCTATCTGCAGTTCGGCCGGGCTGATGCGTTTCTCGGCAACCCCTGGACAGCCCGCTACGTGCTGGAAGGTCAGGGGTTGGAGGATCAGTTTGTCGCCCGCTCCGGACTGATCAACCCGGCTGACTACGCCTTTGCCGTGCGGGAAGGAAACTACGAACTGCTGCAGGAGATCAACAGCGGTCTGCAAGAAGTGATGCAGGACGGGACGCATGGGCGGCTGTACAGCCGCTATTTTGAACCGTTTTCCGCGCACATCGCCGACTGGTGGCGCAAACTCGTATGGTTTTTGCTGGTGCTGACCGGGTTGATTGCGCTGGTGCTGCTGTTCAGTTTCTTGTGGAACAAGCGGCTGCAGCAGGAGGTGCACAGACAGACGACGGCGCTGGCGGACAGTCTGGCGTTTCAATCCCAGGTGCTGAACAGCGTGGACAGTGCTATCTTCTCGTTTGACCTGGACGGCAGGATTACCCTGCGCAATCAGCTTACCCGCCATTTGCTGGGGATGGGTGATGAAGCACTGGGCAGGAAAGTGGCCGATTATCTGCCCGAACTGCTGATTCAGCAGGTAATCGAGCAAAAACAGCAGTTATTTCGCGGCGAAATCGCCCGCCACGACGAAAAGAGCGGGAAAATTCGCTATTTTCATTATTTCGTCGCTCCCCTTTACAGCGGCCTCGGGGAATGCATCGGCGGGATTGTCAGCCTGCAGGACCGCACGGAACAAAAACATCTGCAAGCCCGCTTGGTTGATCAGGAGAAGATGCGCGCGCTGGGACAGCTGGTGGCCGGTATCGCCCACGAACTGCGCAATCCCTTGACTTCGATCAAAACGTTCGTGGAACTGCTGCCCCGCCGCTTGGACGATGCCCGCTTTCGCGGCGAACTGCTGCGTCATGTGCCGGAAGAAGTGGAGCGGCTCAACCGGATTGTCACGGACTTGTTGGACTATGCGCGCAGTCAACCGATCAAGCTGCAGGCGGAGAACTTGGCCGGTATCGTCGAATCGGTGCTGGGGCTGTTTGCCAAGCGCCTGCACGACGAGCAGGTGGAGACTGTGGTGGACGTGCCGCCGCAGCTGGGGATACGCGCTGACCGCGGACGGATCAAACAGGTGCTGATCAATCTGATCCTCAATGCGCTGGAAGCGATGAGCGCTTCCGCCAACAAAAAGCTGACGGTACGGGCCGAGCGGCAGGGAGAGGCGCTCGTGCTGGTGATCGCCGACACCGGCGAGGGGATAGACAGCGACGAGCTGCCCCATCTGTTCCAGCCTTTCTTTACCACGAAAAGTCAGGGAATCGGCCTCGGCTTGTACCTTTCGCAAAAAATCATGCGTGAGCACGGCGGAGAGATCAGCGTGAACAGCCGGAAGGGCCAAGGCACGACGTTCCGGCTGCACTTCGCCGCGGACGCCCTGATCGATGCAGTCGAGCAAACTTGGAAACAGACTGCGGAAGGGGGAGGATGGAGATGA
- a CDS encoding sigma-54-dependent transcriptional regulator, translated as MNKLLIIDDERAICSSLSFALDDEYEVWTAQDAQTGLQILEAQEIDLVLLDLNLRRTSGLKLLPQIIGKRPEAAVIMMTAYGTIESSVEAIKAGAFHYITKPLNLAEVRLLLSKAAEYKQLHRQVKILSAAVNQQHAYAGMIGRSPAMQRLFQLLERIKGINSNVLITGESGTGKELVARAIHQQGDRKDGPFSVINCAAIPENLLESELFGYEKGAFSGAYQRKVGLLESTHGGTLFLDEIGEMPLSLQAKILRVIEDRHVTPLGSTQRQEVDIRFIAATNRNLQEEVRRGAFREDLYYRLNVIPLHLPPLRERREDIPLLIEHFLDLCAINLHKRRKTMDAEVKRRLYAYSYPGNVRELANIVEYAVALAPADVITVEDLPTNFPSLLAEQPAAPGKREEGIFLPADLPLHEVERRYTLYTLERYGYHRKKTADVLKVSERGLRQKIKQYLDE; from the coding sequence ATGAACAAGCTGTTGATTATTGATGATGAACGGGCGATCTGTTCCTCGCTCTCGTTTGCGCTGGACGACGAATACGAGGTTTGGACCGCGCAGGACGCTCAGACCGGTTTGCAAATCCTGGAGGCGCAAGAGATTGACCTGGTGCTGCTCGACCTGAATTTGCGACGGACGAGCGGACTGAAGCTGCTGCCGCAGATCATCGGGAAGCGTCCGGAGGCGGCGGTGATTATGATGACAGCCTACGGCACGATTGAATCGTCGGTCGAGGCGATCAAAGCGGGCGCCTTCCACTACATTACCAAGCCGCTCAATCTGGCGGAAGTGCGGCTGCTGCTGTCCAAGGCGGCGGAGTACAAACAGCTCCACCGCCAGGTGAAAATCTTGAGCGCCGCGGTCAACCAGCAGCATGCATACGCGGGCATGATCGGCAGAAGCCCCGCGATGCAGCGCTTGTTCCAGCTGCTGGAGCGGATTAAGGGAATCAATTCCAACGTCCTGATTACGGGGGAAAGCGGTACGGGCAAAGAACTGGTGGCGCGGGCGATTCACCAGCAGGGGGACCGCAAAGATGGTCCTTTTTCCGTCATCAACTGTGCCGCGATTCCGGAAAATCTGTTGGAAAGTGAGCTGTTTGGCTATGAAAAAGGAGCCTTCTCCGGCGCATACCAGCGAAAAGTGGGGCTTTTGGAATCGACCCACGGCGGCACCTTGTTCCTCGACGAGATCGGCGAAATGCCGCTTTCCCTGCAGGCCAAAATCCTGCGCGTGATTGAAGATCGCCACGTGACGCCGCTCGGTTCCACGCAGCGCCAGGAGGTGGACATCCGCTTTATCGCCGCGACCAACCGCAACCTGCAGGAGGAGGTGCGCAGAGGCGCGTTCCGGGAGGATTTGTACTACCGGCTGAATGTGATTCCGCTGCACCTGCCGCCGCTGCGCGAGCGAAGAGAAGACATCCCGCTGCTGATCGAGCATTTTCTCGATCTGTGCGCGATCAATCTGCACAAGCGGCGCAAAACGATGGATGCGGAAGTGAAGCGGCGCTTGTACGCCTACAGCTATCCGGGAAACGTGCGGGAACTGGCCAACATCGTGGAATATGCGGTAGCGCTGGCACCGGCTGATGTGATCACGGTAGAGGACCTGCCCACCAACTTTCCCTCCCTGCTCGCAGAGCAGCCGGCCGCACCGGGGAAGCGGGAGGAGGGGATTTTCCTGCCGGCTGACCTCCCGCTGCACGAGGTGGAGCGCCGCTATACCCTGTATACGCTGGAGCGCTACGGCTATCACCGCAAAAAAACGGCAGATGTGCTCAAAGTCAGCGAACGGGGCTTGCGGCAGAAGATAAAGCAATATCTGGACGAGTAG
- a CDS encoding TAXI family TRAP transporter solute-binding subunit encodes MKKWICSALSVLVALSVIGCGSSTGTGGGNTGTAASGGGSGGGGGGGEQKFLTIATGGSSGPYYTIGGALAKVYKDKLGYNASVQSTGATVENVNLLKTKKVDLAFAMSDAVSFAYNGEENFKESGPVKDLRAMAGLYLNYVQIITLKDRNIHSVYDLKGKRVGVGAPNSGVEVNARMVLAGHGITYDDITPDYLSYAEAVEQLKNNAIDAAFVTSGLPNATVIDLMTTADVEIVPIQPEDVDKLAEKYPFFVKADIPAGVYENDQPIPTAAIHNIMLVRSDLSEEQVYALTKAFFENLQTLQDAHSAAKDISLEEAGKNLVVPLHPGAEKYYKEALGN; translated from the coding sequence ATGAAAAAATGGATCTGTTCTGCGCTGTCCGTGTTGGTGGCACTGTCCGTGATCGGCTGCGGCAGCTCGACGGGGACAGGAGGGGGCAACACGGGCACAGCAGCAAGCGGGGGAGGCAGCGGTGGAGGAGGCGGAGGCGGCGAACAAAAGTTCCTGACGATCGCCACCGGCGGCAGCTCCGGTCCTTATTACACCATTGGCGGTGCGCTGGCCAAGGTGTACAAGGACAAGCTGGGTTACAACGCTTCGGTGCAGTCGACCGGTGCCACCGTGGAAAACGTGAACCTGTTGAAAACGAAAAAGGTTGACCTCGCCTTTGCCATGTCGGATGCCGTCAGCTTTGCCTACAACGGCGAGGAAAATTTCAAGGAGAGCGGCCCGGTCAAAGATCTGCGGGCAATGGCCGGTCTCTACCTCAACTACGTGCAGATCATCACGCTGAAGGATCGCAACATCCATTCGGTTTATGATTTAAAAGGGAAGCGGGTTGGTGTCGGTGCTCCGAACAGCGGGGTGGAAGTGAACGCCCGGATGGTGCTGGCTGGTCACGGGATCACCTATGACGACATCACACCGGACTACCTTTCCTATGCGGAAGCGGTGGAGCAGCTCAAGAACAATGCGATTGACGCCGCCTTTGTCACTTCGGGGTTGCCCAATGCGACGGTGATTGACCTGATGACGACCGCTGACGTGGAGATCGTGCCGATCCAGCCGGAAGATGTGGACAAACTGGCGGAAAAATATCCGTTTTTCGTCAAGGCTGACATTCCGGCGGGGGTTTACGAGAACGATCAGCCGATTCCGACCGCTGCGATTCATAACATCATGCTGGTTCGCTCCGACTTGTCGGAAGAGCAAGTCTATGCGTTAACCAAAGCCTTCTTTGAGAACCTGCAGACCCTCCAGGATGCGCACAGTGCAGCCAAGGATATTTCCCTGGAAGAAGCAGGGAAAAACCTGGTGGTGCCGCTGCATCCGGGAGCGGAGAAGTACTACAAGGAAGCGCTCGGCAACTGA
- the hisA gene encoding 1-(5-phosphoribosyl)-5-[(5-phosphoribosylamino)methylideneamino]imidazole-4-carboxamide isomerase, giving the protein MNFTIYPAIDIRGGKCVRLFQGDYAQETVYGESPLEAARQWVEQGAAWLHLVDLDGARQGAPVHRELICAIAREAGVPVQVGGGIRTHRDVAAYLDGGVSRVVLGTAAIENRPFAEEVLARYGERIAIGLDCRNGQVATRGWLTTTDVKAEQLAGELAQLGAETFIYTDISRDGTLTGPNIEAIRAVAQASGKRVIASGGVSTVEDLLALSRHAAEGVSGAIVGKALYTGAVKLADALRRIGEGK; this is encoded by the coding sequence ATGAATTTTACGATCTATCCGGCGATTGATATTCGCGGCGGCAAATGTGTGCGCCTGTTTCAAGGTGACTACGCGCAGGAGACGGTATACGGCGAATCGCCGCTGGAGGCAGCGCGACAATGGGTGGAGCAAGGCGCGGCCTGGCTGCATCTGGTCGATCTGGACGGAGCCCGGCAAGGCGCTCCCGTCCATCGGGAGCTGATCTGTGCGATCGCCCGCGAAGCGGGCGTGCCGGTGCAGGTGGGCGGCGGCATTCGTACGCATCGCGATGTGGCCGCCTATCTGGACGGCGGGGTGAGCCGGGTCGTGCTCGGTACAGCGGCGATTGAAAACCGCCCCTTCGCCGAGGAGGTGCTGGCCCGCTACGGCGAGCGGATCGCGATTGGCCTGGACTGCCGCAATGGACAGGTGGCCACGCGCGGCTGGCTGACCACAACCGACGTCAAGGCGGAGCAGTTGGCCGGCGAGTTGGCGCAGTTGGGCGCGGAGACGTTTATTTACACCGACATCTCCCGCGACGGGACACTGACCGGTCCCAACATCGAAGCAATCCGCGCGGTGGCGCAAGCGAGCGGCAAGCGGGTAATCGCCTCGGGCGGCGTCAGCACCGTCGAAGATTTGCTCGCCCTTTCGCGGCACGCGGCGGAGGGAGTCAGCGGTGCGATTGTCGGCAAAGCGCTCTACACCGGGGCGGTCAAACTGGCGGATGCCCTGCGCCGGATCGGGGAGGGAAAGTAG